A single genomic interval of Camelina sativa cultivar DH55 chromosome 11, Cs, whole genome shotgun sequence harbors:
- the LOC104728792 gene encoding uncharacterized protein LOC104728792, whose amino-acid sequence MGGKIDNDINSGNGPFTFRMHGQNYHKIGSLLPVEGDLPRFAQLYVYDTAHEVQNRLNALAKGKNNELDEGILSGLIKMLDEYNDLAKVFRIARDRYESGSKEVFSIRLLKNKERGRQFDLPQGDEIAGLIVGDMFIPNSDRDIIVQPRKDKPQYISFLHPSYMSLQYPLLFPYGEQGYIEKTIPYSSEGNATKRSYVTMREYYAYQIHTRLTSPGTIVRSDRLFHQYVVDAYTAIEQERMDFYQFNQKKLRADLYNNVCDAIVQGDADSKKLGNRIILPSSFIGGSRYMVENYRDAMALCRWYGNLDLFITITANPKWEEVIDHIKMAGNENAYDRPNIECRVFKMKLEKLFKDLQDGVFFGPITADKEEDPEGFLLVEQQMMHGPCGPKCMDDNKCTKKFPRPYNDSTSISEAGYITYRRRFDETKFVMKGNTMLDNRYVVPHNLALLKKYKAHINVEWCSRSSAIKYLFKYITKGVDMATMKIEKQQTLDQNKGDKES is encoded by the exons ATGGGTGGAAAAATAGATAACGATATCAATTCAGGAAATGGTCCTTTTACTTTTCGTATGCATGGTCAGAATTACCACAAAATTGGATCACTGCTACCAGTTGAAGGAGATCTTCCACGTTTTGCACAGCTATATGTATATGATACTGCTCATGAAGTTCAAAACCGTCTCAATGCACTTgccaaaggaaaaaataatgaGTTAGATGAAGGAATTCTGAGTGGATTGATAAAAATGCTTGATGAATATAATGACTTAGCTAAAGTGTTCAGAATAGCTAGAGATAGATACGAATCTGGATCTAAAGAAGTATTTTCCATTAGGCTATTGAAAAATAAAGAACGTGGCAGACAATTTGACCTTCCACAAGGAGACGAGATTGCTGGACTTATTGTGGGTGACATGTTTATCCCTAATTCTGACAGAGATATTATAGTGCAACCTAGGAAGGACAAACCACAGTACATCAGTTTTTTGCATCCATCATACATGTCACTACAATACCCTTTGTTGTTTCCATATGGTGAACAAGGTTATATTGAGAAAACTATTCCATATAGCTCAGAAGGAAATGCTACTAAGAGGTCATATGTTACAATGCGAGAGTATTATGCATATCAAATACATACCAGGTTAACATCTCCAGGAACAATAGTCCGTTCAGACCGTCTTTTCCACCAATATGTGGTTGATGCATATACTGCTATTGAACAAGAACGTATGGACTTTTATCAGTTCAATCAGAAAAAACTTAGAGCTGATTTGTACAATAATGTATGTGATGCAATTGTACAAGGGGATGcagattcaaaaaaattaggcaATAGAATAATTCTACCATCTTCCTTCATAGGCGGCTCGAGATACATGGTAGAAAATTATCGAGATGCAATGGCACTATGCAGATGGTATGGAAATCTAGACCTTTTCATTACAATAACTGCAAATCCAAAGTGGGAAGAAGTGATTGATCATATTAAAATGGCTGGTAACGAGAATGCATATGATAGACCTAACATTGAATGTCGtgtatttaaaatgaaattagaaAAACTTTTTAAGGATCTACAAGATGGTGTCTTCTTCGGTCCTATCACAGCAG ataaagaagaagatccagAGGGTTTCCTATTGGTTGAACAACAAATGATGCATGGACCATGCGGGCCAAAGTGTATGGATGATAACAAGTGCACCAAAAAATTTCCAAGACCATACAATGACAGCACAAGTATCAGTGAAGCTGGCTATATTACTTACCGTAGGAGATTTGATGAAACAAAATTCGTCATGAAAGGCAACACAATGCTTGATAATCGCTACGTTGTGCCTCACAATCTTGCCCTcctaaaaaaatacaaagctCACATCAACGTAGAATGGTGCAGTAGGTCATCTGCCATAAAATATCTTTTCAAATATATCACAAAAGGAGTAGACATGGCGACAATGAAGATAGAGAAACAACAAACATTGGATCAAAATAAAGGAGATAAGGAATCATAG
- the LOC104728793 gene encoding uncharacterized protein LOC104728793: MDEAAQYAFPIQLRHLFVTLSLYCELSSPHTLWEHCWRHLAEDIPDYQRKTFNFSDQRFSDEELQSYTLIEIERILAQNDRSLTDFEDMPRPGKELLKKMKNSMHNDEKSYNIPKEEEEYCKLIQTLNDKQKEVYGAVINSIDHGRGKLFFLNGPGGTGKTYVYKTIISRLRSQGKIVLPVASSGIAAILLPNSRTAHSRFKIPIDLHQDSICNISRNSMRAELLEKTDLIIWDEAPMCHRFAVEALDKSLRDVLLVANPDAANKPFGGKTVLLGGDFRQILPVIPQGTRQETVMATINRSYIWNYCSLFTLEENMRLHQAEKDFAKWLLGIGDGTTPKPAKYRTSNDEIGIVKIENKLLLENNGDSVDRIGKSIYQDFDVKFKDKDYLIERAILTPRNEMVDEVNNYMLSCLKGEQKEYLSADTIGIPNHKLDLKVNAPIMLLRNINQREGLCNGTRLIITRLGKRIIEAEILTGTHVGKRTSEDDVNCRTKRKTRKERQEPMDDQRKKQRIED; encoded by the exons ATGGACGAAGCAGCGCAATATGCATTTCCAATTCAGCTTCGCCATCTCTTTGTGACATTGTCACTTTACTGCGAATTGAGTAGTCCACATACTTTATGGGAGCATTGTTGGCGACACCTAGCTGAGGACATTCCTGATTATCAAAGAAAGACATTCAACTTTAGTGATCAACGATTCTCTGATGAAGAGTTACAAAGTTATACACTTATAGAAATCGAGAGAATTTTAGCACAGAACGATAGATCATTGACTGATTTTGAAGATATGCCAAGACCAGGCAAGGAATtattgaagaaaatgaaaaactcgATGCACAATGATGAAAAGAGTTACAATATtcctaaagaagaagaagaatattgcAAGTTAATACAAACATTGAATGATAAGCAGAAGGAAGTATATGGTGCTGTTATCAACTCAATTGACCATGGGAGAGGAAAATTGTTTTTTCTCAACGGACCAGGAGGAACTGGGAAGACATATGTGTACAAGACAATAATCTCAAGATTAAGATCACAAGGGAAAATTGTACTACCAGTGGCTTCATCCGGAATTGCAGCTATACTATTACCTAACAGCAGAACTGCACATTCGCGTTTCAAGATCCCTATAGATCTTCATCAAGATAGTATATGTAACATAAGCCGTAATTCAATGCGTGCAGAATTACTAGAGAAAACAGATCTTATCATTTGGGATGAAGCACCTATGTGCCATCGGTTTGCGGTCGAAGCTCTTGATAAGAGTTTACGAGATGTACTATTAGTCGCAAATCCAGATGCAGCAAATAAACCCTTTGGCGGAAAAACAGTGCTTCTTGGTGGTGATTTTAGACAAATTCTACCAGTTATACCACAAGGAACTAGACAAGAAACTGTTATGGCAACAATCAACCGTTCATATATATGGAACTATTGCTCTCTATTCACTCTTGAGGAAAATATGAGGTTACACCAGGCGGAAAAAGATTTTGCAAAATGGTTATTAGGTATTGGTGATGGCACAACACCTAAACCAGCAAAATATAGAACGTCAAATGATGAAATTGGTATagtgaaaatagaaaataagctGCTTTTGGAAAACAATGGAGATTCTGTTGATCGCATTGGGAAGTCTATATACCAGGATTTTGATGTTAAATTTAAAGACAAGGATTATTTGATTGAGCGAGCAATTCTTACTCCAAGAAATGAGATGGTAGATGAAGTGAATAACTACATGTTATCATGCTTAAAAGGAGAGCAAAAAGAGTATTTAAGCGCTGATACCATCG GAATTCCTAATCATAAACTGGATCTGAAGGTCAATGCACCAATCATGCTACTAAGGAATATTAATCAACGTGAGGGACTTTGCAATGGTACAAGATTAATAATAACTCGCCTAGGCAAGAGGATTATTGAAGCAGAGATACTTACGGGAACTCATGTGGGTAAACGG aCAAGTGAAGACGATGTCAATTGTAGAACCAAACGTAAAACCCGTAAAGAACGTCAAGAACCAATGGATGATCaaaggaagaaacaaagaattgaAGACtga
- the LOC104728795 gene encoding gibberellin 20 oxidase 1 — MSLELPVFDISKPLSESSLSSLQDACKEWGFFYVTNHGVSGDMYRKLRRFSGGVFGLGDEEKMKMGAPNYTPHFIASPFFESLRVSGPDFYASAKSSVDAFSDQATYEEFSGLMKEYGEKMTELCEKIMKAILSSFGDDLINKYYESEFGKCHGYFRINNYTIPSEQDDHHHHHNDDQDLIEGLGMHTDMSCITIVDQDDIGGLQVRCKDGVGMMDINPKDEALVVNVGDLLHAWTNGRLRSSQHRVVLKRRGFVGNRFSLAFFWCFDDEKVVFTPDEVVGCCEGMRMFRSFKCGDYLRFRESNEKGKFEKVGDTVEDFARIELG; from the exons ATGTCTTTGGAACTTCCGGTGTTTGACATTTCGAAGCCTTTAAGCGAGTCATCGTTGTCCTCACTACAAGATGCGTGTAAGGAGTGGGGTTTCTTCTACGTGACCAACCATGGTGTTTCCGGCGACATGTACCGAAAACTCCGGCGATTCTCCGGTGGAGTTTTTGGTCTAGGAGACGAGGAAAAAATGAAGATGGGAGCGCCTAATTACACTCCCCATTTTATTGCATCTCCTTTCTTCGAAAGCCTCCGTGTATCCGGTCCCGATTTCTACGCCTCGGCCAAGTCTTCCGTGGATGCTTTTTCCGACCAAGCTACCTATGAAGAGTTCAG tgGGTTGATGAAAGAATATGGAGAAAAGATGACGGAACTATGCGAGAAGATAATGAAAGCAATCCTCTCTAGCTTCGGAGACGATCTTATTAACAAATATTACGAATCTGAGTTTGGAAAATGTCATGGCTACTTCAGGATCAACAACTACACAATCCCTTCAGAAcaagatgatcatcatcatcatcacaacgATGATCAAGATTTGATCGAAGGGCTAGGAATGCACACCGACATGAGTTGCATCACGATCGTTGATCAAGACGACATCGGAGGTCTTCAAGTCAGATGCAAAGACGGGGTTGGTATGATGGATATTAACCCTAAAGACGAAGCTCTCGTCGTCAACGTCGGAGATTTGTTGCATGCATGGACCAATGGACGGCTGAGATCGTCTCAGCACAGAGTTGTCTTGAAACGACGTGGTTTCGTCGGTAACAGATTCTCACTAGCTTTCTTCTGGTGCTTCGACGATGAGAAAGTCGTGTTTACCCCTGATGAAGTCGTGGGATGCTGTGAAGGTATGAGGATGTTTCGGTCATTTAAATGTGGGGATTACTTGAGGTTCAGAGAGAGTAATGAGAAAGGCAAGTTCGAGAAGGTTGGGGACACGGTCGAAGACTTTGCACGAATTGAATTGGGTTGA